The following coding sequences lie in one Miscanthus floridulus cultivar M001 chromosome 9, ASM1932011v1, whole genome shotgun sequence genomic window:
- the LOC136483631 gene encoding LOW QUALITY PROTEIN: probable NAD kinase 2, chloroplastic (The sequence of the model RefSeq protein was modified relative to this genomic sequence to represent the inferred CDS: deleted 3 bases in 3 codons): MLDVCAPHGPVKLPAASVGGVRIAWVAGRCWWRSAAVGAARHGVAARASSFGSRIGLDSQNFHTRDLSQLLWIGPVPGDIAEIEAYCRIFRAAEQLHTTVMSALCDPETGECPVRYDVESEDLPVLEDKVAAVLGCMLALLNRGRNEVLSGRSGVAGAFQGSEDSTSDRIPPLALFRGDMKRCCESMQVALASYLGPSEPRGLDVWRKLQRLKNACYDAGFPRPDGYPCPTLFANWFPVYLSIVSDDSGTDELEVAFWRGGQVSEEGLAWLLEKGFKTIVDLREEDVKDDLYLSAVQEAVSSGKIEVVNMPVEIGTAPSAEQVQQFAALVSDGAKKPIYLHSKEGVSRTSAMVSRWKQYVTRSERWAVQNHSLNGNGKVLTSYETMQRTGSPSSSTNGTENGTITESDRTMNNGESCEIDIETARHNLEITNALSNDQSTQQGEMPGTGAELLSNFKLESNPLKAQFPTCDVFSRKEMTKFFRSKKVYPKSVLNSRRRSSSLLVSRRKQNLSAERNGTIDYEAAEFTVLESSNGKSFDNDYILSVASGITNGKPSNNGASSLIEEKETEVSVATVDTRASASSSNGKVQVGSQKSAEKNGAPYLERNKSDNVDGNMCASSTGVVRLQSRRKAEMFLVRTDGFSCTREKVTESSLAFTHPSTQQQMLMWKSPPKTVLLLKKLGNELMEEAKEVASFLHHQEKMNVLVEPDVHDTFARIPGYGFVQTFYTQDTSDLHERVDFVTCLGGDGLILHASNLFRTSVPPVVSFNLGSLGFLTSHNFEGFRQDLRDLIHGNNTLGVYITLRMRLRCEIFRKGKAMPGKVFDVLNEVVVDRGSNPYLSKIECYEHNHLITKVQADGVIVATPTGSTAYSTAAGGSMVHPNVPCMLFTPICPHSLSFKPVILPDSARLELKIPDEARSNAWVSFDGKRRQQLSRGDSVRISMSQHPLPTVNKSDQTCDWFRSLIRCLNWNERLDQKAL; the protein is encoded by the exons ATGCTCGACGTCTGCGCTCCGCACGGGCCCGTCAAGCTCCCGGCTGCGTCTGTCGGCGGGGTGCGAATCGCCTGGGTCGCCGGCAGGTGCTGGTGGCGAtcggcggcggtgggggcggcGCGCCATGGCGTCGCCGCGCGGGCGTCGTCCTTCGGTTCCCGGATCGGGCTCGATTCCCAG AATTTTCACACAAGGGACCTGTCCCAGTTGTTGTGGATCGGTCCGGTGCCTGGTGACATCGCGGAGATTGAGGCCTACTGCCGAATATTCCGTGCTGCCGAGCAGCTCCACACCACGGTCATGTCAGCACTCTGTGATCCAGAGACAGGAGAGTGCCCTGTACGCTATGATGTGGAGTCAGAGGATCTGCCAGTGCTGGAAGACAAGGTCGCTGCTGTCCTTGGCTGCATGCTGGCGTTGCTGAACCGGGGAAGGAATGAGGTGCTCTCAGGGAGGTCAGGTGTTGCAGGTGCCTTCCAGGGATCTGAGGACAGCACCTCTGATAGGATCCCACCGCTTGCCTTGTTCCGTGGAGACATGAAGCGTTGCTGTGAGAGTATGCAGGTGGCGCTTGCCAGCTACCTTGGACCGAGTGAGCCCAGG GGATTGGACGTATGGAGGAAGCTGCAGAGGTTGAAGAACGCTTGTTACGATGCAGGTTTCCCAAGGCCTGATGGTTATCCATGTCCGACATTATTTGCAAATTGGTTTCCGGTGTACCTTTCGATTGTGTCAGATGATTCAGGAACAGATGAGCTAGAAGTTGCATTTTGGAGGGGAGGGCAAGTCAGTGAGGAGGGACTGGCATGGCTACTAGAAAAGGGATTCAAAACTATAGTTGATCTCCGTGAAGAAGATGTTAAAGATGATTTGTACCTTTCAGCAGTTCAGGAAGCT GTCTCATCTGGGAAGATAGAGGTGGTGAATATGCCAGTTGAGATTGGAACTGCACCATCAGCTGAACAGGTTCAGCAATTTGCAGCTCTTGTGTCAGATGGCGCAAAGAAGCCCATTTATCTCCATAGCAAAGAAGGTGTTTCTAGGACGTCTGCAATGGTCTCAAGATGGAAACAGTATGTTACTCGTTCAGAGAGATGGGCTGTCCAAAATCACTCTCTAAATGGGAATGGTAAGGTCCTGACAAGTTACGAGACCATGCAGCGCACGGGCAGCCCAAGTTCCTCTACGAATGGAACTGAAAATGGTACGATAACGGAATCTGATAGGACCATGAACAATGGGGAATCATGTGAGATAGACATAGAGACAGCTCGTCATAATCTGGAG ATCACTAATGCCCTTTCCAATGATCAAAGCACTCAACAAGGCGAAATGCCTGGCACCGGGGCAGAACTCTTGTCAAACTTTAAACTGGAGAGTAACCCCCTTAAAGCACAATTTCCTACTTGTGATGTTTTCTCTAGAAAAGAGATGACCAAGTTTTTTAGAAGCAAAAAGGTTTATCCAAAATCTGTTCTGAACTCTAGGAGACGATCAAGTAGCTTGCTGGTCTCAAGGAGAAAACAAAATCTCAGCGCGGAGCGTAATGGAACCATTGACTATGAAGCAGCAGAGTTTACAGTTCTGGAAAGTTCAAATGGGAAATCATTTGACAATGATTATATTCTATCAGTTGCTTCAGGTATCACTAATGGAAAACCTTCCAACAATGGAGCCTCCTCATTAATTGAGGAAAAGGAAACAGAAGTTTCAGTCGCTACTGTTGATACTAGAGCATCTGCGAGCAGTTCTAATGGAAAGGTTCAGGTTGGATCACAAAAATCTGCTGAAAAGAATGGTGCCCCTTATCTTGAGAGAAACAAATCAGATAATGTTGATGGAAATATGTGTGCTTCTTCAACTGGTGTCGTTAGACTCCAGTCAAGAAGAAAAGCAGAGATGTTTCTAGTACGTACAGATGGATTTTCTTGTACTAGAGAAAAAGTAACAGAATCATCTCTGGCTTTTACGCATCCTAGTACCCAGCAACAGATGCTTATGTGGAAATCACCTCCAAAGACTGTCTTACTTTTGAAGAAATTAGGCAATGAGCTCATGGAAGAAGCTAAAGAG GTTGCTTCATTTCTGCATCATCAAGAAAAGATGAATGTTCTTGTGGAACCTGATGTTCATGATACATTTGCTAGAATTCCAGGTTATGGTTTTGTGCAAACCTTCTATACTCAAGATACCAG TGACCTTCATGAGCGAGTTGATTTTGTTACATGCTTGGGTGGTGATGGACTCATTTTGCATGCGTCAAACCTATTTAGAACTTCTGTACCACCTGTTGTCTCCTTCAATCTTGGATCTCTTGGGTTCTTAACTTCACATAAT TTCGAAGGTTTCAGACAAGACTTGAGAGATTTAATCCATGGGAACAACACACTTGGAGTTTATATAACCCTTAGAATGCGTCTAAGATGTGAGATCTTTCGTAAAGGAAAAGCAATGCCTGGTAAAGTGTTTGATGTGCTGAATGAAGTTGTTGTTGATCGAGGTTCCAATCCATACCTATCAAAAATTGAGTGTTATGAGCATAACCACCTTATCACTAAG gtgcaagctgaTGGGGTGATAGTTGCAACACCAACTGGCAGCACAGCATATTCTACTGCAGCAGGGGGATCAATG GTTCATCCAAATGTCCCATGCATGCTGTTTACTCCAATCTGCCCTCACTCACTGTCATTTAAACCTGTCATCCTTCCGGATTCTGCCCGGCTTGAATTAAAG ATACCAGATGAGGCAAGAAGCAATGCATGGGTTTCATTTGATGGCAAAAGGAGGCAGCAACTGTCAAGAGGAGATTCAGTTCGTATATCCATGAGTCAGCACCCGCTCCCAACTGTTAATAAATCTGACCAAACGTGTGATTGGTTCCGCAGCCTGATCAGGTGCCTCAACTGGAACGAGAGATTGGACCAGAAGGCACTATAG